A single window of Mycolicibacterium madagascariense DNA harbors:
- a CDS encoding phytoene desaturase family protein, whose product MDVTVVGSGPNGLSAAVTCARAGLKVRVIEAQPTAGGGARTLADPEFPGVGHDICSAVHPLALASPFFSQFDLRARGVQLTVPDVSYANPLPGRPAAIGYADLDRTCDELDDGSSWRRLIGPLAADCDGVVGLLLGDKRSIPPSLPAALRIAPRVLAQGTPLWRSLRGEDARALFSGVAAHTISQMPSLVSSGAGLMLATLAHAVGWPIPVGGSQAIPDALIADLLCHGGELVLGEEVTEPPAGVVLYDTAPTALLRIYGDRLPPRYSKTLQHYRFGPGVAKVDFVLSDEIPWSDPRLADAPTLHLGGTRQQMALAEREIARGRLAEWPMVLAALPHLADPGRIDERGRRPLWTYAHVPAGSDVDMADTVTGMFERFAPGFRDVVVAVRSVPASRLSEHNANLVGGDIGVGANNMVSALTGPSVRWDPWATPLPGVYLCSSAAPPGAGVHGMAGYYAARTMLRRKFGITTLPDLAPR is encoded by the coding sequence GTGGACGTCACCGTGGTGGGCAGCGGACCCAATGGTCTGAGCGCGGCGGTGACGTGCGCCAGAGCCGGCCTCAAGGTGCGGGTGATCGAGGCGCAGCCGACCGCCGGTGGCGGGGCCAGGACGCTGGCCGACCCCGAGTTTCCCGGGGTCGGTCACGACATCTGCTCGGCCGTGCATCCGCTGGCGCTGGCGTCGCCGTTCTTCAGCCAGTTCGATCTGCGGGCGCGCGGGGTGCAGCTGACGGTCCCCGACGTCTCCTACGCCAACCCACTGCCGGGGCGCCCCGCCGCGATCGGCTACGCCGACCTGGACCGCACGTGCGACGAACTCGACGACGGCAGCTCGTGGCGGCGCCTGATCGGTCCGCTGGCCGCCGACTGCGACGGCGTGGTCGGCCTGCTGCTCGGCGACAAGCGCTCCATCCCGCCGTCCCTGCCCGCCGCGCTGCGCATCGCCCCCCGGGTGCTGGCCCAGGGCACTCCGCTGTGGCGCAGCCTGCGCGGCGAGGATGCCCGCGCTCTGTTCAGTGGCGTTGCCGCACATACGATTTCGCAGATGCCGTCACTGGTGTCCTCGGGTGCCGGGCTGATGCTGGCCACTCTCGCGCACGCCGTCGGCTGGCCCATTCCCGTCGGCGGATCGCAGGCCATTCCGGATGCGCTCATCGCCGACCTGCTGTGCCACGGTGGCGAGCTGGTACTGGGGGAAGAGGTCACGGAGCCACCCGCCGGGGTCGTGCTGTACGACACCGCGCCCACCGCGCTGCTGCGGATCTACGGTGACCGTCTGCCGCCGCGGTACTCGAAGACGTTGCAACACTACCGATTCGGGCCAGGGGTGGCCAAGGTCGACTTCGTGCTGTCCGACGAAATACCCTGGAGCGACCCACGATTGGCGGACGCGCCGACCCTGCACCTCGGCGGCACCCGGCAGCAGATGGCCCTGGCCGAGCGGGAGATCGCCAGGGGGCGGCTCGCCGAGTGGCCGATGGTGCTCGCCGCGCTCCCCCACCTCGCCGATCCCGGCCGCATCGACGAGCGGGGCCGCCGGCCGCTGTGGACCTACGCCCACGTCCCCGCGGGCTCCGACGTCGACATGGCCGACACCGTCACGGGCATGTTCGAGCGCTTCGCGCCGGGGTTCCGCGACGTCGTCGTGGCAGTTCGCAGCGTGCCCGCGTCGCGGCTGTCCGAGCACAACGCCAACCTGGTCGGCGGTGACATCGGCGTCGGCGCCAACAACATGGTCAGCGCGCTCACCGGTCCGTCGGTGCGGTGGGATCCCTGGGCGACGCCGCTTCCCGGGGTCTACCTATGTTCGTCGGCCGCCCCGCCGGGGGCAGGCGTGCACGGCATGGCCGGCTACTACGCCGCACGCACGATGCTGCGTCGCAAATTCGGCATCACGACGCTGCCGGACCTGGCGCCCCGCTGA